Genomic window (Chryseobacterium bernardetii):
ATAAACAGCATCACTTCCCAAAAACCTTTTGAACATACTATCTTCACCATCATATAACTGCTTAATCATAATAGCCGATAATAACGGAATAAAAAAGAGTCCTTTTTCTGTATACAGCAATAACAAAGACAGGATTAATGCAATATAAATGATTATATTTTTGCGGAACCTGGTCCCTGGTAAAAAAGCAAGCCCAATTCCCAGCAGATAAGATGATACCGTTCGGATCAGTGAATTTAAGCCATAAGTAATATCAAGATAATCCGGTGATTTAATCATTAGCATGGGCATTTCTGAATTTAAATATAAATTATCAGGAAGATATGGAAGAATTACTCTTAAAATTAAACCTGTGATAATCAATATTTCACTGCGTATTTTGTATCGAACGGTAAAGAAAAGCAGGAAAGGAAATATCAGATAACAGATCCACTCTGTACTCAAAGACCAATATACTGAGCCTAATGAATAATTAGGATTGAAAAAGCACTGCAATAAAGCAGCATTAATTAAAAATTTAGTTTTTGAAGTTTTTATTAAGAATATGACGATAAAAATAACAGATGCTATATAGACAGGATAAATCCTGTTAACTCTTTTCTTATAAAACAGCTGTAAGACATTAAAATTTAAAGCTTTAAACTTACCAGCATAAGAAACAGCCAATAAAAACGCACTTAATACAAAAAAAATATCTACTGCCACATACCCCTTTCCCACAACGGTCTGAATAATATCAGTTTCAAAATGACTTAAATGAAAAAAAGCAACCCATAATGCTACAATGCCCCTTAAACCGGTTAAGGATTTGATTTCATTTTTCATATTGTGATACTATCCATCTATTGGGGCTAAAGATAGAAAAAAAACCTATGGATTCAATGTTTTATATTTTTAAAACTGAAAACAATATTATCTGGATTGTGTTTGTCTCTTTCACCTTCTTCAAGAATAAAATGATGCTTTAAAAGAAGCTTTTTAGAGTTCTCATTGAATCTGCTTGTGATGGCTATTATTTTCTGCAACCCTAATGTGTTCAATCCATACTCCAAAACAACAGACAAAGCTTCAGACATAATTCCTTTTCTATGATAATCAGGCAGTAGTTCATACCCTACTTCCGCCATTGTTTTATCTGATGAAAAATTCCAGAGGCAAATGGTCCCAATAAGATTCCCGGAATCTTTATATGCTATTCCCCAAAAAGCAACTTTCCCATCCTGAGTTTCTCTTTTAATATGCAGAATAAATTCCAGGGCATCATAATTGGTCTTAGGAGAATTTCTTTTCACATATAAATTCGTTATTTCATTGCTTCTGATTTTAAGAATATCCTCTACATGGCTCTCATTGATCTCTTTCAGGATCAGTCTTTCAGTTTCCAGTTTCATATTTTCATCAAAAATTATCATTAAACGTGTGAAAGAAATACAGAATAAGGAATCATTCTTTCATCAATCTATTTTTGTAAATCACTCAAATATACGTAATAATCAAAATTCTCACTAAATTTGCAGTGTGTATATAGATAAAGAAGATTTAGACGAATTAGAGTTTCCGCAATTGCTCGCGGAAATCTCCCCATTTGCGTATTCTCCGAAAACAAGAGAAAAAATTCTTCAACTTCGTCCGATGGAAATTGACGAGGCAGAACTTTCATTAAAAAAAACATCAGAATACCTGTCAAGTTTTGAAAGTTCAAATGCGATTCCGTTTGATGAATATGAAGATATTGAAAGTGAGCTGAAACTGATGCTGATTGAGAATTACCGTCTGGAAAACAGTGCTTTCATCAAAATAAAAACCATCACGGAACAGATTGGAAGATTACAGAAGTTCTTCCCTACCATGCCGGAAACATTTCCCACTTTACTGGAAGAAGTTTCTGTACTGGAATTCAGAAAAGAGATCATCGAGAAGGTTGATAAGGTATTCAACCGTTTTGGTGAAGTAAAAAGTGAAGCTTCTCCTGCCTTAAAAGGGATAAGAACTGAGATCCAGCATGCTAAAAAAGCAATTCAGGAAAACTTCAACCGTGCTCTTACCACGTATGGGCAGAGTGACTTTTTGGATGATATACGGGAAACCATTATTGATGACCAACGGGTTTTAGCGGTAAAATCAGGATTTAAGAAAAGAGTTCCGGGAAGAACCCTTGGAATTTCAAAAACCGGTTCTATCACCTATATCCAGCCGGATAGCGTTGTAAAGCATTACTTTAAGCTTCGTGAAAATGAAGAGGAAGAAAAAAAAGAGATTGATAAGGTTTTAAGAAAGCTTACTGCTGAACTGGCAGAATTCCAGCCCCAGCTTTGGAGATATCAGATGTATATTTTTGATCTTGACCTGGTGAGAGCCAAAGCTAAGTTTGCAGAACTTATCAATGGAGTGCTTCCTAAGATCAACCGTCATAAGACATTGAGGTTAAAAGATGCCTTTCATCCTTTGTTGTGGTTAAGAAATAAGGTAGAGAACAAAACGATTTACTCGCAGACTCTGACATTAACAGAATATAACAGAATTATCTGTATTTCCGGGCCAAATGCCGGTGGAAAATCAATCACATTGAAAACTGTCGGATTATTACAGCTGATGATACAGAGTGGTATTCTGGTTCCTGTTCATCCAAAATCTGAAATGTTTTTCTTTGAGAAAATCATGACTGATATTGGTGATAATCAATCTATAGAAAACCACCTTTCTACTTATTCATCAAGATTAAAGAAAATGTCCGGAATCATCCGTGAGGCTGACGCAGACACGCTTTTACTGATTGATGAGTTCGGAACAGGCTCTGATCCGGAATTGGGAGGCGCTCTGGCTGAAAGTTTCATGGAGTTTTTCTATGATAAAAAGAGTTTTGCGATTATTACAACGCATTACACCAATATCAAGCTGGTTATAGAACAACTTCCGAACGCTCAGAATGCAGCGATGCTTTTCAATGAGGAAACACTGGAACCTATGTATAAGCTGGAAGTAGGACAGGCTGGAAGCTCTTTTACTTTTGAAGTGGCTGAAAAGAATAAGATCCCAAGGTTTATTATTCATTCTGCCAAGAAAAAGGTAGAGCATGATATTGTGAATCTTGATAAAACGATCGTAAAACTGCAACAGGAGAAGTTTGAAGTTGAAAAACTGAAGTCTGATCTTGCAGAAAGAAAAGAATCTGTAGAAGATAAACGTGATAACCTTCAGAAGCTGAATGACCAGCTTCAGCAGAAACTTTTCAATTTCCAGAAGCTATATGAGGAGGAACACCGTAAACTTCAGTTCGGGAACAAGATTGAAGCTTTCATTGATAGCTATACGAAAGGAAAATCCAGAAAAGATGTGGTAAAAGATTTTGTAAAGTTGCTTGAACAGGAAAAATTCAGAAAACTAGGTGCTGATAAAGATGAATCCAAGCGTCTGCAGGTAGTGAAAAGAAAAATTACGCAACAGCTTAAAAAGGAAGAAGTGATAGAAAAGATTGCTGAAACGAATGAAAAGCTGGAGGAAAAACGTAAGAGTGACCGTGCAGTCTGGATGAAAATAGGGCAGCGCGTCCGAATTACCGGAAG
Coding sequences:
- a CDS encoding acyltransferase family protein, encoding MKNEIKSLTGLRGIVALWVAFFHLSHFETDIIQTVVGKGYVAVDIFFVLSAFLLAVSYAGKFKALNFNVLQLFYKKRVNRIYPVYIASVIFIVIFLIKTSKTKFLINAALLQCFFNPNYSLGSVYWSLSTEWICYLIFPFLLFFTVRYKIRSEILIITGLILRVILPYLPDNLYLNSEMPMLMIKSPDYLDITYGLNSLIRTVSSYLLGIGLAFLPGTRFRKNIIIYIALILSLLLLYTEKGLFFIPLLSAIMIKQLYDGEDSMFKRFLGSDAVYFLGNISYSLYIIHYIVLRERLVFLSSKLMNSFVLLALSIVLSYFSYILIERKVKIFKV
- a CDS encoding GNAT family N-acetyltransferase — translated: MKLETERLILKEINESHVEDILKIRSNEITNLYVKRNSPKTNYDALEFILHIKRETQDGKVAFWGIAYKDSGNLIGTICLWNFSSDKTMAEVGYELLPDYHRKGIMSEALSVVLEYGLNTLGLQKIIAITSRFNENSKKLLLKHHFILEEGERDKHNPDNIVFSFKNIKH
- a CDS encoding endonuclease MutS2 codes for the protein MYIDKEDLDELEFPQLLAEISPFAYSPKTREKILQLRPMEIDEAELSLKKTSEYLSSFESSNAIPFDEYEDIESELKLMLIENYRLENSAFIKIKTITEQIGRLQKFFPTMPETFPTLLEEVSVLEFRKEIIEKVDKVFNRFGEVKSEASPALKGIRTEIQHAKKAIQENFNRALTTYGQSDFLDDIRETIIDDQRVLAVKSGFKKRVPGRTLGISKTGSITYIQPDSVVKHYFKLRENEEEEKKEIDKVLRKLTAELAEFQPQLWRYQMYIFDLDLVRAKAKFAELINGVLPKINRHKTLRLKDAFHPLLWLRNKVENKTIYSQTLTLTEYNRIICISGPNAGGKSITLKTVGLLQLMIQSGILVPVHPKSEMFFFEKIMTDIGDNQSIENHLSTYSSRLKKMSGIIREADADTLLLIDEFGTGSDPELGGALAESFMEFFYDKKSFAIITTHYTNIKLVIEQLPNAQNAAMLFNEETLEPMYKLEVGQAGSSFTFEVAEKNKIPRFIIHSAKKKVEHDIVNLDKTIVKLQQEKFEVEKLKSDLAERKESVEDKRDNLQKLNDQLQQKLFNFQKLYEEEHRKLQFGNKIEAFIDSYTKGKSRKDVVKDFVKLLEQEKFRKLGADKDESKRLQVVKRKITQQLKKEEVIEKIAETNEKLEEKRKSDRAVWMKIGQRVRITGSTSVGTIEKISRNKVIVNYGTFKTTIDADELERI